In Neodiprion virginianus isolate iyNeoVirg1 chromosome 6, iyNeoVirg1.1, whole genome shotgun sequence, the genomic window ACGACGCCATCTGTATGTTACCGACACCGAGGTTCCTCGTCTTTTAAAGTTTATCTCATGGCGATTTCCTCTTAGAACAGCCATTTTGTATTTAGCTCTTTCCGGTAAGAGACGTTGTCGAGGTGTGTGCAATTGACGTTTTGTCATACATTTAACGTAATTCTATGCAAcaaaatactaaaaatattgaaatttacttATTGCTATTATAAACAGATATTCCATTTTTCCGTTTCAACAATTATTCGATCGTAACTTGAGCTTCAAGATATTTTAAATGCATGCTCAAGTCATTCCAGTTTCCCCGGGACCCATGTGGTTGATGTTTAGAATTTGGTGTAAGCAATTAATAATTCAAGGATCATTTCTTTCAGATGCCTTCCGTAACATTAAAGGACGTCGATCAACACAAATTTGTGAAGGCCTTTGCCGCCTTCCTCAAAAAGTAAGTAAAAGCGTTACGCAAATTTACGCATCACAGTTTACACACGGGCATAACCTAACATTTTGCCAACTAGGCGCGCAGTTAGAGCCGTAAAGTGAACAAGTTGACTTCTatggcaaaagaatttcgttTGTATTTTCATTCAGATTGTAAAACTGAATCAACCGTACAAGTCGCCTGtacgaatttcttcaaatcatACAAATCTCTTCCAAAAGATATCACCCGTTTCTGTTGTGGCTAatccttaattttttctacacatTGTCGAACTGCTCTTTCACGGATACCTTAACTTTCGAAAATATGACTGACAGGGAAAACGAGTACGTCAGTTCTTGAACGTTTAGAATTCAGACAATAGAGTAAAAACATTTTCTGTGTCTGTTTTAGGACAGGTAAGATGCGTGTCCCGGAATGGGTAGACATCGTCAAGTCAGCCCGTTTCAAGGAACTCGCCCCTTACGATCCCGACTGGTACTACGTCAGATGTGCTGCATTGGTTCGTCATATCTACATTCGTAGCCCAATTGGCGTTGGGGCTGTGACTAAAATTTTTGGAGGACGTAAACGCAATGGCACACACCCAAGCCACTTTTGTCGGTCAGCCGGTGGTGTTGCCCGCAAGGCACTTCAGTCCCTTGAACAGTTGAAGCTCATTGAAAGAGCCCCAGATGGTGGCAGAAAATTGACCAGCCAAGGCCGCAGAGACTTGGATCGTATCGCTGCTCAAGTTAAGGCTAAGAGCAAGAAGCAGCTGAAACTCCAGGAGACTCTTGTACTATAAGCGctgtatttgaataaaaaaataaacctctaaaaaaaaggttgaaactcgttctgaatttttaaaaaatatatatttcctGGCGCTCGGATCATTTTTACGtatttaaaaagaatattcGTACAAATTAGGAAACCAATCGTTCCCCcatgtattttataaaatgtaaTGATGTCCCTTATTACACGCATTCCGTGAAACACGCAATGTTATTAACAGTTCTTAAACATTCTGCAAAGTGGCGCTAGCTTTGACGCGGCAAGTGGTGCCTATCTGTGgcgatttcaaaaatcacttTAGCCGCAGGCGATCGAGCGGAAATCGGTACGAATTCTCCTTGAGTTGAATTTATTACTTCCTACTATAAAACGATATTTGATCTGCAAGGGTGCTGGACTTATATGGTGTATAGACGTCATCGGTATAACGGCTTCGACATCTCTGTGCGTTTACGTTCGATGCGTTCGATCGCTAAGAACTTATTGTTATGATGAAGGATTACTGCTGCTCAACTCGTCGGGTTCAAGGCCAGTTTTTTGCTACCAAGCTTGAGAAAAATCTTGCGGCTTAACTGCTCCACTACGAATCAGAGTACCGGCCAAAACCTATCGAGATGATAAACTTCAACCCGGATATGAAATGCCTGATACCTGATGActagataaattttttatttcaactttcaaatCCTGATTGTGTTTGTTATTGTATTTGTTTGCGATTCAATTGAAGTGTATCCAACATTTCAACCGTagcaaaacaaaattttacgaaCATCGATTTTCAGATTAAGGAATGTTCTATACTCTATAAcgataatttgaatgaaatgatTGAATCTTACAATAAAAGGGATTTTCAAGTTGATAAAGAGCCGAGAATTAAgcacatgttttttttattacacgcCACTTTGCTGATATTTACCGACTGTTGGGACAAAATTTTTAGAACTTGAGACTGAACGGAAATAGACCGCGATATaagtattatttaaaaacatAGAATTCGTAcggaaaaatacgaaaacaaATAAGTATTACTAAATTTATCCGAGTTTAATTATGTTCTCTTTTGGGTCACTTTGAGCTGATCACACAAGCAACCTCGTCATATTTTTCGGGGTAACAGCTGCAGTTTGCTTAATTTTCAAGTCGTCAAATACGACAAGTtcaatacatatttttatctctCGTCTGGAGTATTAGTAAGGCGACGAATCGGCATCCATGTTATTCTCAAGCTATTGACAAATACGACAATTTTACGGAGTATGAAAATCTTATCGTCTGAAAATTGACACAACAGAATAAATACTCTGCACTTTCTAGCGTGAAATT contains:
- the LOC124307770 gene encoding 40S ribosomal protein S19a, which translates into the protein MPSVTLKDVDQHKFVKAFAAFLKKTGKMRVPEWVDIVKSARFKELAPYDPDWYYVRCAALVRHIYIRSPIGVGAVTKIFGGRKRNGTHPSHFCRSAGGVARKALQSLEQLKLIERAPDGGRKLTSQGRRDLDRIAAQVKAKSKKQLKLQETLVL